CATTCGTCAAAATTCTTTGAAATTAAGTTTCGGTGGTCAAGAGCTAAAACTTACGAGGGTCTCTCTCTGTCAGATAGCCACAGTGTTCATTTGGTCTAAAGTTGCATTTTAAGTTGGATATGTTAGTCTACTCTGCCGTAACGACTAACGTTTGCTTTTTCTGTAGTCCCTTTGACGTTCCACTGAGTGCTCAATTCAAAGCGGCGATGCGCTTTTCTCAAGGCTTCCATAGAAGCGTCTTGAGCGAATCCATCAGTTCCGTTAGCGTCCTGTCAGTGGAGAGCTCGAGTTTTATCAAGAGCAGCAAGCAATAAGCGATCAGGCAAATCCGGATTAGATTCATGACGGCATTCTCATCTTCTCTGTAAAACGAGTGCACTTCAAATTCTGTTTCACCTATCGGAAGAAGATCTCGATTTGCCAGCGGCTGCGGTACATCTCGCCAATCTCTTCGGCTGTAAGGTCAAAGCGGTTTGTAATGATGCGAATCGGGTTTCCATGACTGTCGATCGGTTCAATCATGCGCAACGCATTTTTTATTTGCTTTTTGCCTTTTCCCAGGATGACTTTGACGTCGCGATTAGTCTTCGTACCCTCGGACTTAGGCAACTTGTAGACTTCCTCGATGACCGCGTTATCTTTGAGACGCGACACGAAACGGATTCCGCGTTCGCAGTAATCATCATACTTGCGGTCATTGCTGACGGCTCCGCTGGTACTACTCCTAAAACTCGCCAAAACACGAACGTTCGAAAAATGTTCACATTTGTAGAAAAATGTCTGAACAACGTGTGCGTGGAGGCGAGTATAATAGAGTTCATTGTAGGGCACCGAATGCGGGGCCTGCTGTTTTGTTCGCGCTTGTGAAATTTGTAACACACATGTTCATTCATTATTTATTCATTCATATACAGTGAGGGAGGACGTTTACTTATGTCTCAATCAACGCAAACGCTCGCGAGGGAGTCATCGCTTGATGTACTCGATCAGCTGATGAAGCCGGAGGTTCAGGAGTCGCTGACAATACTTGTCGAGAACTTGCCGAAGCTCGCGGAGATGGTTACGCTGCTGACCAAAACGTACGATGTGGTGAACAGTCTGGCGACAGACGAAGTGTTCATCGAGGATATTAAGGGCGGCATTGAGGAAGTGGCGATGCCGATCGTCGAGGGCGTGAAGAGCGTAGCGGCGACGGCGATCGAAGCTAGCGACCGCGCACAAGCGGAGACGGCAACGGTCGGCTTGTTCGGCCTGCTGAAGATGCTGCGTGATCCGCAGATGCAGAAGATGTTCCGCTTCGCGCAGGCGTTCCTTGAAGTGTCCGCAGAGCGTCAGAACCAAAATAAACAAGCCTAATCGGCTGTCCATATAAGAACGGAGGATATGAGCATGTCTAAGCACATTTTGATTTTGGGCGGAGGCTACGGCGGCTTGCTGAGCGCCTTGACCGCTCGTAAATATTTGTCGGCGGAGGAAGCGACGATTACGGTTGTGAATCGTGTTCCGTTCCACCAGATCGTTACCGAGCTGCACCGTCTTGCGGTCGGCAATCTGAAGGAGCAGGCAGTCGCGCTCCCTCTTGAGAAGCTGCTTCGCGGCAAAGATATCGATCTTCGCATCGATACGGTTGAGCGCATCGGCCTTGACGAGAAGAAGGTGCTGCTGAAGAGCGGCATTACGTACGATTACGATATGCTCGTCGTCGCGCTCGGCAGCGAGACAGCATTCTTCGGCATTCCGGGTCTTGCGGAGAACAGCTTCACGCTGAAGTCCGTCGAGGACGCGAATAAGATTCGCGCACACGTCGAAGCTCGCATCGTGGAATATGCGAAGACGAAGAACAAGGCAGATGCGACGTTCGTCGTAGGCGGTGGCGGCTTGACCGGCATCGAGCTCGTCGGCGAGCTGGCTGACATGCTGCCAGGTCTGTGCCGCAAGAACGGCGTAGACTTCAACGACGTATCGCTCTACACGGTCGAGGCGGGTCCTTCGATTCTGCTCGGCTTCCCGGCTGAGCACATCGAGCGCGCGCAGACGAGCCTTGAGAAGCGCGGCGTGAAGTTCCTGA
Above is a genomic segment from Paenibacillus sp. YYML68 containing:
- a CDS encoding NAD(P)/FAD-dependent oxidoreductase, with product MSKHILILGGGYGGLLSALTARKYLSAEEATITVVNRVPFHQIVTELHRLAVGNLKEQAVALPLEKLLRGKDIDLRIDTVERIGLDEKKVLLKSGITYDYDMLVVALGSETAFFGIPGLAENSFTLKSVEDANKIRAHVEARIVEYAKTKNKADATFVVGGGGLTGIELVGELADMLPGLCRKNGVDFNDVSLYTVEAGPSILLGFPAEHIERAQTSLEKRGVKFLTGVAITEMTETTVSLKDGSTIETNTLVWTGGVQGNALVANCGIEVNRGRATVTEFLQSTSHSDVYVAGDSAVVMMPEGGRPYPPTAQLAWQMGETIGYNMFAQLKGAPMQSFAPVFSGTLASLGRKDGIATIGANQTRLKGLPASLMKEASNVRYLSHINGLFALAY
- a CDS encoding DUF1641 domain-containing protein; the protein is MSQSTQTLARESSLDVLDQLMKPEVQESLTILVENLPKLAEMVTLLTKTYDVVNSLATDEVFIEDIKGGIEEVAMPIVEGVKSVAATAIEASDRAQAETATVGLFGLLKMLRDPQMQKMFRFAQAFLEVSAERQNQNKQA
- a CDS encoding transposase, giving the protein MLQISQARTKQQAPHSVPYNELYYTRLHAHVVQTFFYKCEHFSNVRVLASFRSSTSGAVSNDRKYDDYCERGIRFVSRLKDNAVIEEVYKLPKSEGTKTNRDVKVILGKGKKQIKNALRMIEPIDSHGNPIRIITNRFDLTAEEIGEMYRSRWQIEIFFR